A single genomic interval of Canis lupus dingo isolate Sandy chromosome 6, ASM325472v2, whole genome shotgun sequence harbors:
- the LOC118355041 gene encoding basic salivary proline-rich protein 2-like, whose amino-acid sequence MSDLMKNAPRGSPPSVGEEDAKTRSEGSGSCRPVTSRSGDAGTVDSRSSRPAPPPPPSTGPGEPSSGPVPQAPLLNRSVESLDARPQVPGPRSNPQTTAPAPEECAVWGAPSRGTSTDKYHHGTTHGGLAVGPATEHAVQNSPVVFLPTQKAGVVVGSAGHAKPWAAPGFKEAPQHITAE is encoded by the coding sequence ATGAGCGATCTGATGAAGAACGCGCCACGGGGCAGCCCCCCAAGTGTCGGGGAGGAGGACGCCAAGACGAGAAGTGAGGGGTCGGGGTCATGCAGGCCGGTGACCAGCCGCAGCGGGGATGCAGGGACTGTAGACAGCCGGAGCTCCcggccagcccccccccccccaccgagcACTGGGCCAGGAGAACCGAGCTCGGGTCCAGTCCCTCAAGCTCCCTTGTTAAACAGAAGTGTTGAGAGCCTAGATGCCAGGCCCCAGGTGCCAGGGCCACGGAGTAACCCACAGACCACGGCTCCCGCTCCGGAGGAGTGTGCGGTCTGGGGCGCCCCATCTCGAGGGACAAGCACCGACAAATACCACCACGGAACAACCCACGGAGGCCTAGCTGTGGGGCCGGCCACGGAGCACGCTGTGCAGAATTCCCCGGTCGTGTTCCTGCCCACACAGaaggcaggggtggtggtgggctCAGCAGGCCATGCCAaaccctgggctgccccaggattCAAAGAAGCTCCGCAGCACATCACAGCGGAGTAG